One Actinomadura viridis genomic region harbors:
- a CDS encoding TetR/AcrR family transcriptional regulator: MSTQPLTPASSGERRRDAERTRAEILDIAQREFARHGYAGARVDDMAALMRTTKRMIYYYFGNKEKLYISVLEKAYTEVRTAEATIDVQHLAPVEAIRTLAELTFDHHDAHQDFIKLVSIENIHQAEHLRRSEVLVNLGTPVAGLISQILDAGRARGDFVTEADAVDVHMMISSFCFFRIANQHTFGALFGRDLTAPEHRDRHREMLGEMIVAYLTGAGRRLPGQERD; this comes from the coding sequence ATGTCGACGCAGCCCCTCACACCCGCCTCCTCCGGGGAGCGGCGGCGTGACGCCGAACGCACCCGGGCGGAGATCCTCGACATCGCCCAGCGGGAGTTCGCCCGGCACGGATACGCCGGGGCCCGGGTGGACGACATGGCCGCGCTCATGCGCACCACCAAGCGGATGATCTACTACTACTTCGGCAACAAGGAGAAGCTGTACATCTCCGTCCTGGAGAAGGCCTACACCGAGGTCCGGACGGCCGAGGCCACCATCGACGTGCAGCACCTGGCCCCCGTCGAGGCGATCCGCACGCTGGCCGAGCTGACCTTCGACCACCATGACGCCCACCAGGACTTCATCAAGCTGGTCAGCATCGAGAACATCCACCAGGCCGAGCACCTGCGCAGGTCGGAGGTGCTGGTGAACCTCGGCACGCCGGTGGCCGGGCTGATCTCCCAGATCCTCGACGCCGGCCGCGCCCGCGGCGACTTCGTGACCGAGGCCGACGCGGTGGACGTGCACATGATGATCAGCTCGTTCTGCTTCTTCCGGATCGCCAACCAGCACACCTTCGGCGCGCTGTTCGGGCGCGACCTGACCGCCCCCGAGCACCGGGACCGGCACCGCGAGATGCTCGGCGAGATGATCGTCGCCTACCTGACCGGCGCCGGCCGCCGCCTCCCCGGCCAGGAACGGGACTAG
- the pqqE gene encoding pyrroloquinoline quinone biosynthesis protein PqqE, with protein MNAGPEAPWALLAEVTHACPLHCPYCSNPLELVRRGAELSTAEWARVFEEAAELGVVQAHLSGGEPLLRRDLEEIAAAARRAGVYTQLVTSGLGLTAARLDALAGAGIDSVQLSLQDARRAGSDLIAGRDSYTAKERAAEVIRAAGLPFGLNVVLHRHNLDRLREIIELGARWGADRIELANTQFYGWALRNRAALLPTRDQLDRAKATVAAWRERRDGGPELVWVMPDYHEGVPKPCMGGWGARSITVGPDGTALPCPAAYAIPDLEPPNVRDRPLAWIWTESAAFNAYRGTGWMTGPCRECPRRETDFGGCRCQAYALTGDAARTDPACSLSPDHHLIRQAAEAAETGPARETAFVYRRPGRRSRP; from the coding sequence ATGAACGCCGGACCGGAGGCCCCGTGGGCGCTGCTCGCGGAGGTCACCCACGCCTGCCCGCTGCACTGCCCGTACTGCTCCAACCCGCTCGAACTGGTCCGCCGCGGCGCCGAGCTGAGCACCGCCGAATGGGCCCGGGTCTTCGAGGAGGCCGCCGAACTCGGCGTCGTCCAGGCCCACCTCTCCGGCGGCGAGCCCCTGCTGCGGCGCGACCTGGAGGAGATCGCGGCGGCGGCGCGCCGCGCGGGCGTCTACACGCAGCTCGTCACCAGCGGCCTCGGCCTCACCGCCGCCCGGCTGGACGCGCTCGCCGGCGCCGGGATCGACAGCGTCCAGCTCTCTCTCCAGGACGCGCGGCGGGCCGGGTCGGACCTCATCGCGGGCCGCGACTCCTACACGGCCAAGGAACGGGCGGCCGAGGTGATCCGCGCCGCGGGCCTGCCGTTCGGGCTGAACGTCGTCCTGCACCGGCACAACCTCGACCGCCTGCGAGAGATCATCGAGCTGGGCGCGCGCTGGGGAGCCGACCGGATCGAGTTGGCCAACACCCAGTTCTACGGGTGGGCGCTGCGCAACCGGGCCGCGCTGCTCCCCACCCGGGACCAGCTCGACCGTGCGAAGGCGACGGTCGCGGCCTGGCGCGAGCGGCGGGACGGCGGTCCCGAGCTGGTCTGGGTCATGCCCGACTACCACGAGGGCGTGCCCAAGCCCTGCATGGGCGGCTGGGGCGCGCGTTCGATCACCGTGGGCCCGGACGGGACGGCGCTGCCCTGCCCCGCCGCCTACGCGATCCCGGACCTGGAGCCGCCGAACGTCCGCGACCGGCCGCTCGCCTGGATCTGGACGGAGTCGGCCGCGTTCAACGCCTACCGCGGCACCGGCTGGATGACCGGGCCGTGCCGGGAGTGCCCGCGCCGCGAGACCGACTTCGGCGGATGCCGCTGCCAGGCGTACGCGCTGACCGGCGACGCGGCACGCACCGACCCCGCCTGCTCCCTCTCACCCGACCACCATCTGATCCGGCAGGCGGCCGAAGCCGCCGAGACCGGCCCCGCGCGCGAGACCGCGTTCGTCTACCGCCGGCCGGGCCGCCGGTCCCGGCCCTAG
- the pqqD gene encoding pyrroloquinoline quinone biosynthesis peptide chaperone PqqD, protein MAAEPEPPRPWRPVLDRSVMLRYDRVRGTDLLLMPERAVRLGGAGGAILRLCDGRRTVADIIAELGETFPGAPLADEVPAFLERIRAEGWLR, encoded by the coding sequence ATGGCCGCTGAGCCGGAGCCGCCGCGACCATGGCGGCCGGTGCTCGACCGCTCCGTCATGCTCCGGTACGACCGCGTCCGCGGCACCGACCTCCTGCTCATGCCCGAGCGCGCGGTACGGCTCGGCGGCGCGGGCGGCGCCATCCTGCGGCTCTGCGACGGCCGCCGAACGGTCGCCGACATCATCGCCGAACTCGGCGAGACCTTTCCCGGCGCGCCGCTCGCCGACGAGGTGCCCGCGTTCCTGGAACGGATCCGGGCGGAGGGATGGCTGCGATGA
- the pqqC gene encoding pyrroloquinoline-quinone synthase PqqC, whose protein sequence is MSTAPAPRIPSPAPPWPPGELEDRLRALAAERYHHRHPFNLRMHEGLLSPEELRRWVLNRFHYQRHIPIKDALILAKLDDRELRRSWIRRIHDHDGRSAEDGRPAEAGGIERWLRLGEAVGLDRTLLLSGEGVLPAVRFAVEGYVGFCRLGSPLEAVASSLTELFAPDLMVTRIAAWERHYPWIEPAGLRYFQVRVGQGRRDSDEALALVHAWARTRADQERVLAAFTFKCDVLWSLLDAVDRPAPGTRDGR, encoded by the coding sequence GTGAGCACGGCACCGGCGCCCCGGATCCCGTCCCCCGCCCCGCCCTGGCCGCCCGGCGAGCTGGAGGACCGGCTCCGGGCGCTCGCGGCGGAGCGCTACCACCACCGCCATCCCTTCAACCTCCGCATGCACGAGGGGCTGCTGTCGCCGGAGGAACTGCGCCGCTGGGTCCTCAACCGGTTCCACTACCAGCGACACATCCCGATCAAGGACGCGCTCATCCTGGCCAAGCTCGACGACCGCGAGCTGCGGCGGTCCTGGATCCGGCGGATCCACGACCACGACGGCCGCTCCGCCGAGGACGGCCGCCCGGCCGAGGCCGGCGGGATCGAGCGATGGCTGCGGCTGGGCGAGGCCGTGGGCCTGGACCGGACGCTGCTGCTGTCGGGCGAGGGCGTTCTGCCCGCCGTGCGGTTCGCCGTGGAGGGGTACGTCGGCTTCTGCCGGCTGGGCTCGCCGCTGGAGGCGGTCGCGTCCTCGCTCACCGAGCTGTTCGCCCCCGACCTGATGGTGACCCGGATCGCGGCCTGGGAACGCCACTACCCCTGGATCGAGCCGGCGGGGCTGCGCTACTTCCAGGTCCGGGTCGGCCAGGGCCGCCGGGACTCGGACGAGGCCCTGGCGCTGGTCCACGCCTGGGCGCGGACGCGTGCCGACCAGGAACGGGTCCTGGCCGCGTTCACCTTCAAGTGCGACGTGCTCTGGTCGCTGCTGGACGCGGTCGACCGACCGGCCCCGGGGACCCGCGATGGCCGCTGA
- a CDS encoding MBL fold metallo-hydrolase produces the protein MRLRILGTAAGGGVPQWNCACPGCAAARAHPDRRRRHASIAVEAGPGRWYVVNATPDIGEQIEECEALHPGPGRRRSPIAGLILTDAELDHTLGLLRLREATSLNIIATGTVRAALSGGLRLDQVLTPYTGLSSSGGTTPQAPRDSPSPSAPLRSAPGAGPSSSGGTTPQTPREGLDSPSPSAPLRSAPGAGPSSSGGTTPQTPREGLDSPSPSAPLRSAPGAGPSSSGGTTPQTPREGLDSPSPSAPLRSAPGAGPSSSGGTTPQTPREGLDSPSPSAPLRSAPGAGPSSSGGTTPQTPREGLDSPSPSAPLRSTPGAGLSLSTGTPLPCKAPEPLDGGPLEIQGIEVSAKRPRYAAELDGGDGPWVVALRIRDLRDGKVVVYAPCLAAWPDDLDRALRDADCVFADGTFWDDEEPRRAGFSRRTATEMGHLPITGPDGTAGRLAALPAARRLYTHLNNTNPLVDPGHEGHRLLAEAGIEVARERAVIEL, from the coding sequence ATGCGGCTGCGGATACTCGGCACCGCGGCGGGCGGCGGCGTACCCCAGTGGAACTGCGCGTGCCCGGGGTGCGCCGCCGCCCGCGCCCACCCCGACCGGCGCCGGCGCCACGCGTCCATCGCGGTCGAGGCCGGCCCGGGCCGGTGGTACGTCGTCAACGCGACGCCCGACATCGGCGAGCAGATCGAGGAGTGCGAGGCGCTGCACCCGGGACCGGGCCGGCGCCGGTCGCCGATCGCCGGCCTGATCCTCACCGACGCCGAACTCGACCACACCCTCGGCCTGCTCCGGCTCCGCGAGGCGACGAGCCTGAACATCATCGCGACCGGCACGGTACGCGCCGCCCTGTCCGGCGGCCTGCGCCTGGACCAGGTCCTCACCCCCTACACCGGGCTGTCTTCATCCGGGGGGACGACCCCCCAAGCCCCCCGCGACAGCCCGTCACCCTCCGCTCCGCTGCGCTCCGCTCCAGGTGCCGGGCCGTCTTCGTCTGGGGGGACGACCCCCCAAACCCCCCGGGAGGGGCTGGACAGCCCGTCCCCTTCCGCTCCGCTGCGCTCCGCTCCAGGTGCCGGGCCGTCTTCGTCTGGGGGGACGACCCCCCAAACCCCCCGGGAGGGGCTGGACAGCCCGTCCCCTTCCGCTCCGCTGCGCTCCGCTCCAGGTGCCGGGCCGTCTTCGTCTGGGGGGACGACCCCCCAAACCCCCCGGGAGGGGCTGGACAGCCCGTCCCCTTCCGCTCCGCTGCGCTCCGCTCCAGGTGCCGGGCCGTCTTCGTCTGGGGGGACGACCCCCCAAACCCCCCGGGAGGGGCTGGACAGCCCGTCCCCTTCCGCTCCGCTGCGCTCCGCTCCAGGTGCCGGGCCGTCTTCGTCTGGGGGGACGACCCCCCAAACCCCCCGGGAGGGGCTGGACAGCCCGTCCCCTTCCGCTCCGCTGCGCTCCACTCCAGGTGCCGGGCTGTCTCTCTCTACGGGCACGCCCCTCCCCTGCAAGGCCCCTGAGCCGCTCGACGGCGGTCCGCTGGAGATCCAGGGGATCGAGGTGTCGGCCAAACGCCCCCGGTACGCGGCGGAACTGGACGGCGGGGACGGCCCGTGGGTCGTGGCCCTGCGCATCAGGGACCTGCGGGACGGCAAGGTCGTCGTCTACGCGCCGTGCCTGGCCGCCTGGCCCGACGATCTCGACCGGGCCCTGCGCGACGCCGACTGCGTCTTCGCCGACGGGACGTTCTGGGACGACGAGGAACCTCGCCGCGCCGGGTTCTCCCGGCGCACCGCCACCGAGATGGGCCACCTGCCGATCACCGGCCCGGACGGCACGGCCGGGCGGCTGGCCGCGCTGCCGGCGGCGAGGCGCCTGTACACCCACCTCAACAACACCAACCCCCTGGTGGACCCCGGTCACGAAGGGCACCGCCTGCTGGCGGAGGCGGGGATCGAGGTCGCCCGGGAGAGAGCGGTGATCGAACTGTGA
- the pqqA gene encoding pyrroloquinoline quinone precursor peptide PqqA: protein MAEHTPDTERGDRTREQVAAWVTPDYQIVETSLEVTAYFGAES, encoded by the coding sequence ATGGCAGAGCACACCCCCGACACCGAGCGCGGCGACCGGACCAGGGAGCAGGTGGCCGCCTGGGTCACGCCCGACTACCAGATCGTGGAGACCTCGCTGGAGGTCACGGCCTACTTCGGCGCCGAGAGCTGA
- a CDS encoding PQQ-binding-like beta-propeller repeat protein, with protein MRRRQFLTGAAAAGGTVALTPFGEAAHAEARSAMALPVPRQPRGLEPAGRDFPKVGGNLGNQNHSSLRKITRRNVQRLGGAWHVNLEGGATDRHQQSTIVAQDGVLYVQTRQQNVFAIDGRTGAVKWKTGVGAEQTNMRGVALGHGLVFTTSGANIVHALDQRTGAVVWQRELLVAGEGDPGCDPQSGQCGGNRGGLAGAVVYHDGLIYIGTEGSTAGARGRGYALNARTGEVVWTFWGAPGPGEYGNDTWEGESWKTGGAVCWMHPAVDPELDLVYWTFGNPYPRTNGSTRGGANLFANCIVAIDAKTGKRRWHFQSVHHDIWDFDNVMSPVLIDLQIGHRKRKVVVYGSKTGMYYILDRATGKPVHGMTERPAPQEPRQKTWPTQPFPGGEPFVQQAPSFDNTTRPVPYYPTGPIYTPFWDDATILYPGAGGGADWSHISFSPHTGFLYVGYGLINSSFSNTNGGRVNTARPLGEYFSGGIVAVDPRTNKPVWRREGDWSLAHGNGILSTAGRVMFQGGPDGVLKAMDDTDGRELWSWQCGAGVHTSPVSYEIDGEQYIAVFAGGNGLPYPDIPKGDHLWAFKLDGKVPPAPAPTPPSKRNQIRTAPVAGSAVNNTVTLGRVWDSSAGAPGGTENTVAQNAMSPQHLTVPVGTTVTFVNPEGNVYSHGAASFFEHVFNSGRLQPGRSFTHTFTAPGEFFYNDPVFPQNTGKIVVK; from the coding sequence ATGAGACGACGGCAGTTCCTCACCGGCGCCGCGGCGGCCGGTGGCACCGTGGCCCTCACACCGTTCGGCGAGGCGGCGCACGCGGAGGCCCGCTCCGCGATGGCGCTGCCCGTGCCCAGGCAGCCCCGGGGGCTGGAGCCGGCCGGCCGCGACTTCCCCAAGGTCGGCGGCAACCTGGGCAACCAGAACCACAGCTCGCTGCGGAAGATCACGCGCCGCAACGTCCAGCGGCTCGGCGGCGCCTGGCACGTCAACCTGGAGGGCGGTGCCACCGACCGCCACCAGCAGAGCACGATCGTCGCCCAGGACGGCGTGCTCTACGTCCAGACCCGGCAGCAGAACGTCTTCGCCATCGACGGCCGTACCGGCGCCGTCAAGTGGAAGACCGGCGTCGGCGCGGAGCAGACCAACATGCGCGGCGTCGCGCTCGGCCACGGCCTGGTCTTCACCACCTCGGGCGCCAACATCGTCCACGCCCTCGACCAGCGCACCGGCGCCGTCGTCTGGCAGCGCGAGCTGCTCGTCGCCGGCGAGGGCGACCCGGGCTGCGACCCGCAGAGCGGCCAGTGCGGCGGCAACCGCGGCGGTCTCGCCGGCGCCGTCGTGTACCACGACGGGCTGATCTACATCGGCACCGAGGGCAGCACGGCGGGGGCGCGCGGACGCGGGTACGCCCTGAACGCCAGGACGGGCGAGGTGGTGTGGACGTTCTGGGGCGCGCCCGGCCCCGGCGAGTACGGCAACGACACCTGGGAGGGGGAGAGCTGGAAGACCGGCGGCGCCGTCTGCTGGATGCACCCGGCCGTCGACCCCGAACTGGACCTGGTCTACTGGACGTTCGGCAACCCCTATCCGCGGACCAACGGCTCCACCCGCGGCGGCGCCAACCTCTTCGCCAACTGCATCGTCGCCATCGACGCCAAGACCGGCAAGCGGCGCTGGCACTTCCAGTCGGTGCACCACGACATCTGGGACTTCGACAACGTCATGTCGCCCGTCCTGATCGACCTCCAGATCGGGCACCGCAAGCGGAAGGTCGTCGTCTACGGCAGCAAGACCGGGATGTACTACATCCTGGACCGGGCCACCGGGAAGCCCGTCCACGGCATGACCGAGCGTCCCGCCCCGCAGGAGCCGCGGCAGAAGACCTGGCCCACCCAGCCCTTCCCGGGCGGCGAGCCGTTCGTCCAGCAGGCGCCGAGTTTCGACAACACCACCAGGCCGGTCCCGTATTACCCGACCGGGCCGATCTACACCCCGTTCTGGGACGACGCGACCATTCTCTATCCGGGAGCGGGAGGCGGCGCGGACTGGTCCCACATCTCCTTCAGCCCCCATACCGGGTTCCTCTACGTAGGCTACGGGCTGATCAACTCGTCCTTCTCCAACACCAACGGCGGACGGGTCAACACGGCCCGGCCTCTGGGGGAGTACTTCTCCGGCGGGATCGTCGCCGTGGACCCCCGTACCAACAAGCCCGTGTGGCGCCGGGAGGGCGACTGGTCGCTGGCCCACGGCAACGGGATCCTCAGCACCGCGGGACGGGTCATGTTCCAGGGAGGGCCCGACGGCGTCCTGAAGGCGATGGACGACACCGACGGGCGCGAACTGTGGAGCTGGCAGTGCGGGGCGGGCGTGCACACCAGCCCGGTCAGCTACGAGATCGACGGCGAGCAGTACATCGCGGTCTTCGCCGGGGGCAACGGCCTGCCCTACCCCGACATCCCCAAGGGCGACCACCTGTGGGCGTTCAAGCTGGACGGGAAGGTGCCCCCGGCGCCCGCTCCGACGCCGCCGTCCAAGCGCAACCAGATCCGCACCGCACCGGTCGCGGGAAGCGCCGTGAACAACACGGTCACGCTCGGCCGCGTCTGGGACTCCTCCGCCGGGGCCCCGGGCGGCACCGAGAACACGGTCGCGCAGAACGCCATGTCGCCGCAGCACCTGACCGTGCCGGTCGGCACGACGGTGACCTTCGTCAACCCGGAGGGCAACGTCTACAGCCACGGCGCGGCGTCGTTCTTCGAGCACGTCTTCAACAGCGGCCGGCTCCAGCCCGGCCGGTCGTTCACGCACACCTTCACCGCGCCCGGCGAGTTCTTCTACAACGATCCGGTCTTTCCGCAAAACACCGGAAAGATTGTTGTTAAGTGA
- a CDS encoding ThuA domain-containing protein, which translates to MRRPSSHLVTAAVTALGTAAVLVATTLLGGPPAAAGSPQAKPGARGAEQLGDPEYGVCRGLDPRCYHGWGNFDPAEGYKILVYSRTAGPRHANLGPALPAGLNPPLSAANVAQSALVKMGQDNGFGVDWTEDVTQLSSAGRLMAYNAVVFMSTTRDTLDEAAQTALRQYIRGGGGFVGIHNAFGTEYNWPWYEGLLGGANFYDHGPSQPGTVQTLGRKDVSTAGLPARWAFSDEWYNLVPYPSRVRILAQVDEGTLERGVEGSLGHPGHGDSHPIAWCHYYDGGRAWLTTLGHDAKAFTDDGSAFAGAPQFRKLVLGGIESAMGRQPFCR; encoded by the coding sequence ATGAGGAGACCCTCGTCCCATCTGGTGACCGCGGCGGTGACGGCGCTCGGGACGGCCGCCGTCCTGGTCGCCACGACGCTGCTGGGCGGGCCGCCCGCCGCGGCCGGAAGCCCCCAGGCCAAGCCGGGCGCCCGCGGCGCCGAGCAGCTCGGCGACCCCGAGTACGGCGTCTGCCGCGGGCTCGACCCGCGCTGCTACCACGGCTGGGGCAACTTCGACCCGGCCGAGGGCTACAAGATCCTCGTCTACAGCCGTACCGCCGGCCCGCGCCACGCCAACCTCGGCCCCGCCCTGCCCGCCGGGCTGAACCCGCCGCTGAGCGCGGCGAACGTGGCGCAGAGCGCGCTGGTGAAGATGGGCCAGGACAACGGGTTCGGCGTCGACTGGACCGAGGACGTCACCCAGCTCTCGTCGGCCGGGCGGCTGATGGCGTACAACGCGGTGGTGTTCATGAGCACCACCCGCGACACCCTGGACGAGGCCGCGCAGACCGCGCTGCGCCAGTACATCCGGGGCGGCGGCGGCTTCGTCGGCATCCACAACGCGTTCGGCACCGAGTACAACTGGCCCTGGTACGAGGGACTGCTCGGCGGTGCCAACTTCTACGACCACGGGCCCTCGCAGCCCGGGACCGTCCAGACCCTCGGCCGCAAGGACGTCTCCACCGCCGGCCTGCCCGCACGCTGGGCGTTCAGCGACGAGTGGTACAACCTGGTCCCCTACCCGTCCCGGGTCCGGATCCTGGCCCAGGTGGACGAGGGGACGCTGGAACGCGGCGTCGAGGGCTCGCTGGGGCATCCGGGCCACGGTGACTCCCACCCGATCGCCTGGTGCCACTACTACGACGGCGGCCGGGCCTGGCTGACCACCCTCGGGCACGACGCCAAGGCGTTCACCGACGACGGCTCGGCCTTCGCCGGGGCCCCGCAGTTCCGGAAGCTGGTGCTCGGCGGGATCGAGTCGGCCATGGGCCGGCAGCCGTTCTGCCGCTGA
- a CDS encoding ABC transporter ATP-binding protein, giving the protein MNEGGTKTGDQAGDRTGDRAGGTGTGGTGTAPAGETLTVEDLSVHYGGVCAVRSISFTVAPGQSVGIIGANGAGKTSTLKALMGLVPRSGGRVRYGGTDLAKVKARDVVRRGIGYVPEGRHVFPGLPVEKNLMLGAYARSWRDPGTRETLEEVYDLFPVLREMRGRLAGALSGGQQQMLAVGRALMARPRLLLLDEPSMGLSPKLVEDILAVLLRLREEGLSLLLVEQNAKLTFEATGDCVVMENGEVAMTGTSRELREDVRVRRIYLGL; this is encoded by the coding sequence GTGAACGAGGGCGGCACCAAGACCGGCGACCAGGCCGGCGACCGGACCGGCGACCGCGCCGGCGGCACCGGGACCGGCGGCACCGGGACCGCCCCGGCCGGCGAGACCCTGACGGTGGAGGACCTGTCGGTCCATTACGGAGGGGTCTGCGCGGTCAGGTCGATCTCGTTCACCGTGGCGCCCGGCCAGTCGGTCGGCATCATCGGCGCCAACGGGGCCGGGAAGACCTCCACGCTCAAGGCGCTGATGGGCCTGGTGCCCCGCAGCGGGGGCCGGGTCCGCTACGGCGGCACCGACCTCGCCAAGGTGAAGGCGCGCGACGTGGTCAGGCGGGGCATCGGCTACGTGCCGGAGGGACGGCACGTCTTCCCCGGGCTGCCGGTGGAGAAGAACCTCATGCTCGGCGCGTACGCCCGTTCCTGGCGCGATCCCGGGACCAGGGAGACCCTGGAAGAGGTCTACGACCTCTTCCCGGTGCTCAGGGAGATGCGGGGCCGGCTGGCGGGCGCGCTGTCGGGCGGACAGCAGCAGATGCTGGCGGTCGGCCGGGCGCTGATGGCCAGGCCGCGGCTGCTCCTGCTGGACGAGCCGTCCATGGGCCTGTCGCCCAAGCTCGTCGAGGACATCCTGGCCGTGCTGCTGCGGCTGCGCGAGGAGGGGCTGAGCCTGCTGCTGGTCGAGCAGAACGCCAAGCTGACGTTCGAGGCCACCGGCGACTGCGTCGTGATGGAGAACGGTGAGGTCGCCATGACCGGCACGTCCCGGGAACTGCGCGAGGACGTCCGCGTCCGGCGCATCTACCTGGGGTTGTAG
- a CDS encoding ABC transporter permease subunit codes for MNVPRLPRPLGRRGTPRLGGLVALAAAAWILPYQLGGYAIHVVNVALVFALLAIGMGLAMGIAGQINLAQVAFFGVSAYATAILTTHSGLSFWLAAALAMVAAALVGLLVGVPALRMQSHYLGIVTLGLALGFINWTTNAEVAGGAEGISGIPVPPMFGIDLSSEYLYYYLEVVVFGLALAFGLFVVRTGLGRRLMAMRDDPLAAGAVGAEIPLLRMTAFMLSSLFGGIAGVLYVGLIRYIAPETFNIANMFLLLAMVVIGGRQSLVGCVVGAVGLTLIREQLVDYPTYAQLGFGAVVVIMVVFAPTGLAGVPARVRAAVDRRRGRAADRAELRPFQPYEAAAPADAEAAAGAPPMLEVRAVSKRFRGLKALDEVSLTVGRGEIRGIVGPNGSGKTTLFNVVSGFYKASGGRVELDGRAVSGARPYRLSMLGLARTFQNLRLFGEMSVKDNLLVALDRSRTVAIWRYALWPVGVLRQERRLNERADALLERFGLTEFAGAAPGSLPYGIQRRIEIARAMAGSPRLLLLDEPAAGLNGEEVRQLAEIVRSIRDSGVTVVLIEHNMGLVMSLCERVTVLAGGTVIAEGTPDDVVGDPAVIEAYLGDSAMAEMPLPTTTEVSS; via the coding sequence ATGAACGTCCCACGCCTTCCCCGTCCGCTCGGGCGCCGCGGCACGCCCCGGCTCGGCGGGCTCGTCGCGCTGGCCGCCGCGGCCTGGATCCTGCCCTACCAGCTCGGCGGCTACGCCATCCACGTGGTCAACGTCGCGCTGGTGTTCGCGCTGCTGGCCATCGGGATGGGCCTGGCGATGGGCATCGCCGGGCAGATCAACCTCGCCCAGGTCGCGTTCTTCGGCGTCAGCGCGTACGCGACGGCGATCCTCACCACCCATAGCGGGCTCTCCTTCTGGCTCGCCGCCGCGCTGGCCATGGTGGCCGCCGCGCTGGTCGGGCTGCTGGTCGGCGTCCCGGCCCTGCGCATGCAGTCGCACTACCTGGGGATCGTCACGCTCGGGCTCGCGCTCGGGTTCATCAACTGGACCACCAACGCCGAGGTCGCCGGGGGCGCCGAGGGCATCTCCGGGATCCCCGTGCCGCCGATGTTCGGCATCGACCTGTCCAGCGAGTACCTCTACTACTACCTGGAAGTGGTGGTGTTCGGGCTCGCGCTGGCCTTCGGGCTGTTCGTGGTCCGTACCGGGCTCGGCCGCCGGCTGATGGCGATGCGCGACGACCCGCTGGCCGCGGGCGCGGTCGGCGCGGAGATCCCGCTGCTGCGGATGACCGCGTTCATGCTGTCCAGCCTCTTCGGCGGCATCGCCGGGGTGCTGTACGTGGGCCTCATCCGCTACATCGCGCCCGAGACGTTCAACATCGCCAACATGTTCCTGCTGCTGGCGATGGTCGTGATCGGCGGCCGGCAGAGCCTGGTCGGCTGCGTCGTCGGGGCCGTCGGGCTGACCCTGATCCGCGAGCAGCTGGTGGACTACCCCACCTACGCCCAGCTCGGCTTCGGCGCCGTCGTGGTGATCATGGTGGTGTTCGCCCCGACCGGGCTCGCCGGCGTCCCGGCGCGGGTCCGGGCCGCGGTGGACCGCCGCCGGGGCCGCGCCGCCGACCGCGCCGAGCTGCGGCCGTTCCAGCCGTACGAGGCCGCCGCGCCGGCGGACGCGGAGGCGGCGGCCGGCGCGCCTCCGATGCTGGAGGTCCGCGCGGTCAGCAAGCGGTTCCGGGGGCTCAAGGCGCTCGACGAGGTGTCCCTCACCGTCGGGCGCGGCGAGATCCGCGGCATCGTCGGGCCCAACGGCTCCGGCAAGACCACCCTCTTCAACGTCGTCAGCGGCTTCTACAAGGCCTCCGGCGGCCGGGTGGAGCTGGACGGGCGCGCCGTCTCCGGTGCCCGCCCGTACCGGCTCTCCATGCTCGGCCTGGCCCGCACGTTCCAGAACCTGCGGCTGTTCGGCGAGATGAGCGTCAAGGACAACCTGCTGGTCGCCCTGGACCGCTCGCGCACCGTCGCGATCTGGCGGTACGCGCTGTGGCCGGTGGGGGTCCTGCGGCAGGAGCGCCGGCTGAACGAGCGGGCCGACGCCCTGCTGGAGCGCTTCGGGCTGACCGAGTTCGCCGGGGCGGCCCCCGGCTCGCTGCCGTACGGAATCCAGCGCCGCATCGAGATCGCCCGCGCGATGGCCGGCTCGCCCCGCCTGCTGCTGCTGGACGAGCCCGCGGCCGGGCTCAACGGCGAGGAGGTGCGGCAGCTCGCCGAGATCGTGCGGTCCATCCGCGACAGCGGCGTCACCGTCGTGCTGATCGAGCACAACATGGGCCTGGTGATGTCGCTGTGCGAGCGGGTGACCGTCCTGGCGGGCGGCACCGTCATCGCCGAGGGCACGCCGGACGACGTGGTCGGCGACCCCGCGGTGATCGAGGCGTACCTCGGGGACTCGGCCATGGCCGAGATGCCCCTCCCGACGACCACGGAGGTGAGCTCGTGA